In Candidatus Tanganyikabacteria bacterium, the genomic window CGCAGCTACGAAGCTAGCATCACCGCGATCAACGCATTCAAGGCCATGCACGGCCGGGCGCTGGAGATCTAGGCGACATGAGGAAGGTTTTCATGGGTATCAGGCTCGGGCAGCGTAGTGGGGGCGCTCTGGGCGCCCGATGCCGACGGTCGGTGCCATCCGGCCGGGGCACCTTCTAGGGACCGCCGGCAGATGGCCTGGGTAGACGGCGTCGGCGGAGTCCCGCCGCAGTTCGAGGATCCGCCGAAACTCGGCGGCACCTGGCGCGAGGTCGACTTCGGCCAGATCATGGACCGCCTGGCTCCTCCGCAGGGCTTCGTCGGCCGGGAGTTCCCCGACATCCAGAAGCCGGCGCGGACCCTGGGCGAGCCACCGCCCGCGGCGACCATCCGGGTCGGCCCGCAGGCCGTCGGCCCCGTCACCGACCTGGGCCGGCTCTTCAAACCCCTGGAGGATTTCATCGGCGAGGTCAACAGCACGGCCCTGTACGCCAGCGATATGCAGCAGGCCTTCGCGTCGGGCGAGAACGTCGACCTCCACGACGTGATGATCGCCGCAGAGAAGTCGAGCGTCGCGACACAGCTCACGAGCCAGGTACGCACCAAGCTCCTGGAGGCGTACCAGGAAATCTGGCGCATGCAGGTGTAGGGCGGTCGAAATGGGTAAGCGGTACGGAATGAACGTTTCCACGAGGGCTGATTCCTCGGGGCTGCCCGGCCGGGGCCGCCGGTGGCGGCCGGACTCGGCGCCCGAAGCCTCTGGGCACGCGCGGCCGCTTGAAGACCGCCGGGCATGAACGAATTCCTGAGGCAAATCCAGGCGGATCTGGCCCGCGTCTGGGGTGCGCTCACGCGCCTGCAAAAGATCCTGTTCCTCGGCGTGGGCCTCGGCTCGATCATCGCCGTCGTCATGCTCATAGCCTGGGCGCAGAGCCCCGACTTCCAGCCGCTCTACACCAATCTCGACGATACCGACGCCGGCGCCATCATCGCCGAGTTGCAGACCACGAACACCGCGTACCAGCTATCGCCGGACGGCCGCCGCATCAGCGTCCCGGGGCCGCAGGTGGCGCAATTGCGCATCCAGCTTGCCCAGAAGGGCCTCCCGTCGGGCGGCGGGCAACTCGGGTACGCGGATCTCTTCGACAAGGGCCAGACCTTCGGCCAGACCGACGCCGTGCAGCGCATGAACATGCGCCGCGCCCTGCAGGGCGAACTGGCGAGGACCATCAAGAGCATGGCCGGCGTGGACAACGCCCGCGTGTCCCTGGCCATCCCCGAGCCGTCCATTTTCGGCGAGGACGAGGAGACCACCGAGCCCACCGCCACGGTGCTGCTCAAGCTCAAGGCCGGCGCCAAGTTCGGCTCGGAGCAGGCCCGCACCGTGGTGCACCTGGTCTCGAAGTCGGTGGAGCGCCTCAAGCCCGCCAACGTCATCGTCGCCGACACCACCGGCAAGAACTACACGTCCGAGTTGCTCCTGGGAGACGAAATCGCCGCCCTGTCGGCCTCGCAGCTCGAAGTGAAGCGCGGCTTCGAACTCGACCTGCGCAAGCGCATCCAGTCGATGCTCGACCGCGTGCTGGGCGTCAACGGCGCCGTGGTGCAGGTCCAGTCGGATTTCGACTTCAACCAGGTCGAGCTGAACCAGGAGATCTACCAGCCGATCTTGCAGACGCCCGACGGCACGCGCAGCGGGCTGATCCGCAGCCAGCGCGAAAACGTCGAGGCCTACGCGGGCCGGTCGGGCATGGCCGCGGGCATCCCCGGCACCATCGCCAACATTCCGATTTACAACGCCTCGGAGTCGCTCGGGGCAGGCGTCGGCGACTACCGGCGCACCGAAGTCACGCGGAACTACGAGCACAACAAGGAGATCCGCAAGCAGATCAAGCCGCCCGCCGAGCTCAAGCGCTTGTCGGTGTCGGTCGCCCTCAACGGCGACATCCCCGAGGATCAGCGCCTGGCCATCCAGCAGATGGTCGCGGCTGCGGCCGGCGTCCTGCCCCAGCGCGGCGACACCCTGGTGGTGGCGGCGATCCCGTTCAACGATGCCTACGCCAAGAAGGCGGCCGCCGAAATCGCCAGCGAAGACCGCAACGCGCAGCTCCTCAACATGCTCAAGATCATCGGCGCCGTGCTGGTGGGCATCATCGCCCTGTACCTTCTGCGCCGGGGACTGCGGAGCCGCGAGGAGGAGCTGTTCGAGCACCTGCCGATGCAGCTCGACAAGCCCGGCATCACCGTCTCGGAACTCGGCGTCATCGGCGAGGAGGATCGCCGCACGCACCTGCAGCGCGAAATCGCCAAGGTCGTCAAGGCGCAGCCCCAGGAAGTCGCGCGCCTGGTCCGCACCTGGATGATGGAAGACGAGGGCTAGAAGCGTGCCCATCTTCCGCCCGGGGCGCGACGGCGACAAGCCCGTCGAACCCCAGAAGTTCGAACTGGTGCCGTTCCAAGAACCGGCCAAGCCGAGCCGCCGGGCGTTTCTCGAGCGGGAGATAGCGAATTTCATCAAGTCGCGTCCGGAGGATGTCGCGGCCGTCATCAAGAGATGGCTGCGCGAAGATGAGGAATAACCTTCTTAAGGGGTAGGCGAGGTGAGAAGTAAGCGGGAACTCAACGGGCGGCAGAAAGCCGCCGCGTTGCTCGTCGCCCTGGGGCCCGACACCTCGGCGGACATCCTCAAGAACATCGGCTCCCCCGAGGACGTCGAGCAGTTGACCCTCGAGATCGCCAACCTGGGCAAGATAGCCGCGGATCTCACCGAGGACCTGCTCGAAGAGTTCTATCACGTGATCCAGGCGAACAAGTACATCACCACAGGCGGTGTGCAGTACGCCCGGGCGGTTTTGGCCAAGGCCCTGGGGTCGGACAAATCCGAGGAAATCCTGCAGAGGCTGTCCGAATCGCTCACCGCCCTGCCCTTCGAGTTCATCCGCCAGGCCGATCCCACGCAGGTCCTCAACTTCATCCAGGGCGAGCACCCCCAGACCATCGCGCTGATCCTGGCCTACATGAAGCCCGCGCAGGCGGCCCTGGTGCTCAGCGGCTTGCCCGGGGACACCCAGACCGACGTGGCCACGAGAATCGCCCAGATGGACCGGACCACCCCCCAGGTATTGCGCGAGGTGGAAAAAGTGCTCGAACGCAAATTCTCGGCCGTCATGAGCCAGGACTTCACGAACGCCGGCGGCATCAAGGCAGTGGTCGAGGTGCTCAACCGGGTCGACCGCGGCACGGAAAAGACCATCCTGGAATCCCTCGAAGAGCAGAATCCCGACCTGGCCGAAGAGATCAAGAAGCTCATGTTCGTGTTCGAGGACATCGTCATCCTCGACGACCGGTCCATCCAGCGGATCCTGCGCGAGGTGGACGGCAAGGAACTCGCCCTGGCGCTCAAGGGCGCCAACGAAGAGGTCAAGAGCCGCATCTTCAAGAACATGTCCGAGCGCATGGGCAAGATGATCCGGGACGAACTCGAGTACATGGGCCCGGTG contains:
- the fliG gene encoding flagellar motor switch protein FliG gives rise to the protein MRSKRELNGRQKAAALLVALGPDTSADILKNIGSPEDVEQLTLEIANLGKIAADLTEDLLEEFYHVIQANKYITTGGVQYARAVLAKALGSDKSEEILQRLSESLTALPFEFIRQADPTQVLNFIQGEHPQTIALILAYMKPAQAALVLSGLPGDTQTDVATRIAQMDRTTPQVLREVEKVLERKFSAVMSQDFTNAGGIKAVVEVLNRVDRGTEKTILESLEEQNPDLAEEIKKLMFVFEDIVILDDRSIQRILREVDGKELALALKGANEEVKSRIFKNMSERMGKMIRDELEYMGPVRVRDVEEVQQKIVATIRNLEERGEIVISRGGGDELVT
- the fliF gene encoding flagellar M-ring protein FliF codes for the protein MNEFLRQIQADLARVWGALTRLQKILFLGVGLGSIIAVVMLIAWAQSPDFQPLYTNLDDTDAGAIIAELQTTNTAYQLSPDGRRISVPGPQVAQLRIQLAQKGLPSGGGQLGYADLFDKGQTFGQTDAVQRMNMRRALQGELARTIKSMAGVDNARVSLAIPEPSIFGEDEETTEPTATVLLKLKAGAKFGSEQARTVVHLVSKSVERLKPANVIVADTTGKNYTSELLLGDEIAALSASQLEVKRGFELDLRKRIQSMLDRVLGVNGAVVQVQSDFDFNQVELNQEIYQPILQTPDGTRSGLIRSQRENVEAYAGRSGMAAGIPGTIANIPIYNASESLGAGVGDYRRTEVTRNYEHNKEIRKQIKPPAELKRLSVSVALNGDIPEDQRLAIQQMVAAAAGVLPQRGDTLVVAAIPFNDAYAKKAAAEIASEDRNAQLLNMLKIIGAVLVGIIALYLLRRGLRSREEELFEHLPMQLDKPGITVSELGVIGEEDRRTHLQREIAKVVKAQPQEVARLVRTWMMEDEG
- the fliE gene encoding flagellar hook-basal body complex protein FliE, which translates into the protein MDRLAPPQGFVGREFPDIQKPARTLGEPPPAATIRVGPQAVGPVTDLGRLFKPLEDFIGEVNSTALYASDMQQAFASGENVDLHDVMIAAEKSSVATQLTSQVRTKLLEAYQEIWRMQV